From one Sulfurimonas sp. genomic stretch:
- a CDS encoding glycosyltransferase family 2 protein, translating into MTYILILNFNGAYDTIECLQSVFRMHNRAFHAILIDNNSTDSSVDTLENWLYVNETPFNKIRYLSQKNSFSTPVLQKKALMTFIYSDENNGYASGNNIGLKYVMQNASSTDFIWILNNDTIVYTETLYELTKSWNSLQKQNIALLGAKVLEYTYPHNIQSVGIQTGLMLKEEKLFYACHSSSLSYDIEVDSICGCSIFLSLETLKEIGLMPEEYFLYYEETDWMRAIKLKGFKIFTSGNSIVLHKHAKSTGGYLSPMVLYYMTRNRVLFNKKYLTDKKFLLFCIFFSLYTLIKAVIYFFRSKTLSHSILSGMIDGFKGISGKTYQRR; encoded by the coding sequence ATGACTTACATACTTATTTTAAATTTTAACGGTGCCTATGATACTATTGAGTGTTTACAAAGTGTTTTTAGAATGCATAACAGAGCTTTTCATGCCATATTGATTGATAATAATTCTACTGATTCTTCCGTAGATACTCTTGAAAATTGGCTTTATGTAAACGAAACACCTTTTAACAAAATCAGATATTTAAGTCAAAAAAACTCTTTTTCTACCCCAGTTTTACAAAAAAAGGCTCTCATGACTTTTATATACTCTGATGAAAATAACGGTTATGCAAGCGGGAATAATATAGGGTTAAAGTATGTTATGCAAAATGCTTCATCGACTGATTTTATATGGATACTTAATAACGATACGATAGTGTATACCGAGACCTTATATGAATTGACAAAAAGTTGGAATAGTTTACAAAAACAAAATATTGCACTCTTAGGAGCGAAAGTTCTTGAGTATACATATCCGCATAATATACAGAGCGTAGGCATTCAGACTGGTTTAATGTTGAAAGAAGAGAAGCTTTTTTATGCTTGCCATAGCAGTTCCTTATCATATGATATTGAAGTTGATTCTATATGCGGATGTTCTATTTTTCTAAGTTTAGAGACTTTAAAAGAGATTGGATTGATGCCTGAAGAGTATTTTTTATATTATGAAGAAACCGACTGGATGAGAGCTATTAAGCTCAAAGGTTTTAAGATTTTTACTTCGGGAAATTCAATCGTTCTTCATAAGCATGCAAAATCAACGGGTGGTTATTTATCACCGATGGTGCTATACTACATGACAAGAAATAGAGTATTGTTTAATAAAAAATATTTAACGGATAAAAAATTTTTACTCTTTTGCATCTTTTTTTCTTTGTATACTTTAATTAAGGCTGTGATCTATTTTTTTAGGAGCAAAACTTTGTCTCATTCAATTTTATCCGGAATGATAGACGGTTTTAAGGGAATTAGCGGCAAAACATATCAAAGAAGATGA
- a CDS encoding class I SAM-dependent methyltransferase, with protein sequence MRFYIHKIITKLMRLFLAFVNLSCKRKSCYICSKKFYRFFPYRGGSKFLTKYEKLLDLIGSDIDNFSCMYCGSNDRERHLHMYFDKLNIWDKMKNGVILHFAPEKTLEKKILSLNPAIYIKADLFPQDKTTKKMDATNIELTDNSVDIIVANHILEHILEYKKALNEFYRVLKTDGIAILQTPFSRLLSKNFEDSSINTDKLRKFFYGQEDHVRIFSEKELLNEISKAGFELKIVEHKELFSKQDAYYFGVNQNEYLIMGIKKVKLDKFSIS encoded by the coding sequence ATGCGCTTTTATATTCATAAAATTATTACAAAATTGATGAGGTTATTTTTAGCTTTTGTTAATTTATCTTGTAAAAGAAAAAGTTGTTATATATGCAGTAAAAAATTTTATAGATTTTTTCCTTATCGCGGCGGAAGTAAATTTTTAACAAAATATGAAAAATTATTGGATTTAATCGGAAGCGATATTGATAATTTTAGTTGTATGTATTGTGGTAGTAACGATAGAGAAAGACATCTGCATATGTATTTTGATAAATTAAATATTTGGGATAAAATGAAAAATGGGGTAATATTACATTTTGCGCCTGAAAAAACTCTAGAAAAAAAAATACTTAGTCTAAATCCGGCAATCTATATTAAAGCCGATTTGTTTCCTCAAGACAAAACGACAAAAAAAATGGATGCAACCAATATAGAATTAACGGACAACAGTGTTGATATTATAGTCGCTAACCATATATTAGAACATATTTTGGAGTATAAAAAAGCTCTTAATGAATTTTATAGAGTTCTAAAAACAGATGGAATTGCAATACTTCAAACACCTTTTTCTCGTTTATTAAGTAAAAATTTTGAAGATAGTTCAATCAATACCGACAAATTAAGAAAATTTTTTTATGGGCAAGAAGATCATGTTAGAATTTTTTCTGAAAAAGAGCTATTAAATGAAATCTCAAAAGCCGGTTTTGAATTAAAAATTGTAGAACATAAAGAGTTGTTTTCTAAACAAGATGCATATTATTTTGGAGTCAATCAAAATGAGTATTTAATTATGGGGATTAAAAAAGTGAAATTAGATAAATTTTCAATAAGTTAG